The Mercurialis annua linkage group LG2, ddMerAnnu1.2, whole genome shotgun sequence genome contains a region encoding:
- the LOC126667018 gene encoding abscisic acid receptor PYL2 yields the protein MEPGRSPPHGLTQEEYAELKPLVKTYHKFEPVSDACTSLITQRIDAPARVVWPLVRSFENPQKYKHFIKSCNMRGDGGVGSIREVTVVSGLPASTSTERLEILDDEKHILSFRVVGGEHRLNNYCSVTSVNEFINNDGKVYTIVLESYVVDIPQGNTGEDTKMFVDTVVKLNLQKLAVVAMASLHGHQ from the coding sequence ATGGAACCCGGCCGATCTCCGCCGCACGGCCTAACCCAAGAAGAATACGCCGAACTCAAACCGCTAGTGAAAACATATCACAAATTCGAACCAGTATCGGACGCATGCACCTCATTAATAACTCAACGCATTGACGCACCGGCTCGAGTCGTTTGGCCATTGGTTCGAAGCTTTGAGAATCCTCAAAAATACAAACACTTCATAAAAAGCTGCAATATGAGAGGCGACGGTGGAGTCGGTAGTATCAGAGAGGTTACGGTGGTTTCTGGTTTACCGGCTTCGACGAGTACGGAAAGGTTAGAGATTCTTGACGATGAGAAAcatattttaagttttagggttgtGGGTGGTGAACATAGGTTAAATAATTATTGTTCTGTTACTTCTGTTAATGAGTTTATTAATAATGATGGGAAGGTTTATACAATAGTTTTAGAGTCTTATGTAGTTGATATACCGCAAGGAAATACTGGTGAAGATACAAAAATGTTCGTTGACACTGTTGTTAAGTTGAATCTTCAAAAGCTTGCTGTTGTAGCAATGGCTTCTCTGCATGGTCATCAATAG
- the LOC126669912 gene encoding transcription factor KUA1-like, producing MGRKCSKCGEVGHNSRTCKFQLKESKSLKLFGVKLDINNSSSEFSLMNNGFSTVDCLSSSPSSSSCSSVLIATVSSKSSSLMTIQENADIKFSGRYLSNERKKGLAWTAEEHQIFLVGLKKLGKGDWRGISRNFVTTRTPTQVASHAQKFFLRLNSFHKTKRRHSLFDMGSFRSSIYEPNERSFLSGLALKISSEAASASRSYSTELGLKNGSRFPNNDPLIGSEPTCFDGYGQCAAPDLELKLAAPISSDQTKKYVLVT from the exons ATGGGAAGGAAATGTTCAAAATGTGGGGAAGTAGGGCACAATTCAAGAACTTGCAAATTTCAGCTGAAAGAAAGTAAAAGTCTCAAATTATTTGGAGTAAAGCTTGACATTAATAACTCTTCTTCTGAATTTTCTTTGATGAACAATGGTTTTAGTACCGTGGATTGCCTGTCTTCTtcaccatcttcttcttcttgctcTTCTGTTCTCATTGCCACAGTTTCTTCTAAATCTTCTTCACTAATGACTATCCAAGAAAATGCGGATATTAAATTCTCTGGTCGATATCTCTCCAATGAGAGAAAAAAAG GTTTGGCATGGACAGCAGAAGAGCATCAGATTTTTCTGGTAGGGCTTAAAAAGCTAGGAAAAGGTGACTGGAGAGGCATTTCGAGGAATTTTGTAACAACAAGAACACCAACCCAAGTAGCAAGTCATGCTCAGAAATTTTTCCTTAGGCTAAATTCCTTCCACAAAACAAAACGCCGTCATAGCCTCTTCGAT atGGGCAGTTTCCGATCATCAATTTATGAGCCAAACGAACGTAGCTTTTTATCTGGATTAGCATTGAAGATCAGTTCAGAAGCTGCATCGGCTTCTCGTTCTTACTCCACCGAGTTAGGATTAAAAAATGGTTCAAGATTTCCGAATAATGATCCATTAATCGGGTCTGAGCCTACTTGTTTTGATGGCTATGGTCAATGTGCAGCACCAGATTTAGAGCTGAAACTTGCTGCTCCAATTTCATCagatcaaactaaaaaatatgtTCTGGTGACCTAA